A stretch of the Oenococcus sp. UCMA 16435 genome encodes the following:
- the trpB gene encoding tryptophan synthase subunit beta: MQKTTKSVKGRYGQYGGQYIPETLMTELHRLEDAYDHYKKDPIFQKELDELLNNYANRPSLLYYAQRMTKDLDGAKIYLKREDLNHTGAHKINNVLGQALLAKKMGKTRLIAETGAGQHGVATATVAALFGMECEIFMGQEDMKRQALNVYRMELLGAKVRSVTTGSMVLKDAINAALQEWTARCDDTAYIMGSATGPYPFPLMVRDFQSIISKEARQQILSQTGKLPDAVVACVGGGSNAIGSFANFIDDKSVQLIGCEAAGKGLDTPLTAATVERGSEGIFHGMKSLFMQNDDGQINPVYSIAAGLDYPGVGPEHAYLAESGRAKYVGITDDQAVNAFEYIAKTEGIICAIESAHAVAYVQQLAPTMRADQTIICTLSGRGDKDVAAIAKYRGVNINE, translated from the coding sequence ATGCAAAAAACAACTAAAAGCGTCAAGGGCCGTTACGGCCAATATGGAGGTCAATATATTCCGGAGACTTTAATGACCGAACTGCATCGTTTAGAAGATGCTTACGATCACTATAAAAAAGATCCGATTTTTCAAAAAGAATTAGACGAGCTTTTAAATAACTATGCCAACCGACCGTCGCTGCTTTATTATGCTCAGCGAATGACCAAGGATCTCGACGGGGCAAAAATCTATCTTAAGCGAGAAGACTTGAATCATACCGGGGCACACAAGATTAACAACGTTCTCGGCCAGGCCTTACTAGCTAAAAAAATGGGCAAAACCCGCTTGATTGCCGAAACCGGTGCTGGACAGCACGGCGTGGCTACGGCTACGGTGGCCGCTTTATTTGGAATGGAATGCGAAATTTTTATGGGCCAAGAAGACATGAAACGCCAGGCCCTAAACGTTTATCGAATGGAATTATTGGGTGCCAAGGTTCGTTCGGTTACCACGGGTTCGATGGTTTTAAAGGATGCGATTAACGCGGCTTTACAAGAGTGGACGGCTCGATGTGATGACACGGCCTATATTATGGGTTCGGCGACTGGGCCGTACCCGTTTCCTTTAATGGTTCGAGATTTTCAAAGTATCATTAGCAAGGAAGCTCGGCAACAAATTCTTAGTCAAACAGGAAAATTACCAGATGCTGTAGTGGCCTGTGTTGGCGGCGGCAGCAACGCAATCGGCAGCTTTGCCAATTTTATTGATGATAAATCCGTGCAGTTGATCGGCTGTGAAGCTGCCGGCAAGGGCCTTGACACACCGCTGACGGCTGCGACGGTCGAAAGGGGTAGCGAAGGCATTTTTCACGGCATGAAATCGCTTTTTATGCAAAACGATGACGGTCAGATCAATCCGGTTTACTCGATCGCGGCTGGTTTAGATTATCCAGGTGTTGGGCCTGAACATGCCTATTTGGCCGAAAGCGGGCGGGCGAAATATGTCGGTATTACCGATGACCAGGCTGTGAATGCTTTTGAATATATTGCCAAAACCGAGGGTATCATTTGTGCGATCGAAAGTGCCCATGCGGTTGCCTATGTGCAACAACTGGCTCCTACTATGCGGGCGGATCAGACGATTATTTGCACTCTATCTGGTCGTGGCGATAAAGATGTTGCCGCAATTGCAAAATACCGAGGGGTGAATATCAATGAATAG
- the trpD gene encoding anthranilate phosphoribosyltransferase, with product MIKEAISTLSNKKNLDFKTSAAVIDEIMSGKATNAQIAGFLTALAIKKATIDEIAGAASAMRQHALAFNSNEKTLEIVGTGGDRSNSFNISTTAAFVIAAAGVPVTKHGNRAASSKSGAADVLEALGIKIDLEPVQAQDLLHKINLTFMFAQKYHAAMRFVAPSRKELGIPTIFNILGPLANPANPQVELLGVYDESLLDPMAHVLDRLGVISAMVVHSQDGLDEISSAAVTDVEEVFNHQFRRYTIRPEQFGLTASRHKDLIGGSARENAQITRDVLAGKAGAPRDAVLMNAAAALYLAKKATSLESAFQLAKTTIDSGRAQQKLRDFVNYSQQVFVS from the coding sequence ATGATTAAAGAAGCAATTTCTACTTTAAGTAATAAAAAGAATTTAGATTTTAAAACTAGTGCAGCCGTAATCGATGAAATTATGAGCGGCAAAGCGACTAATGCACAAATTGCTGGTTTTCTAACTGCTTTGGCCATTAAAAAAGCGACAATTGATGAAATCGCCGGAGCAGCTTCAGCGATGCGCCAACACGCTTTAGCTTTCAACAGCAACGAAAAAACTTTGGAAATCGTTGGTACCGGTGGCGATCGCTCTAATTCTTTTAATATTTCAACCACGGCGGCCTTCGTGATTGCCGCTGCTGGGGTTCCCGTTACCAAGCACGGCAACCGTGCGGCTTCTTCAAAAAGTGGTGCGGCCGATGTGCTGGAAGCTTTAGGTATCAAAATTGATCTCGAACCAGTTCAGGCACAAGATCTGCTTCACAAAATTAATTTAACCTTTATGTTTGCACAAAAATATCATGCGGCTATGCGCTTTGTTGCCCCAAGCCGAAAAGAACTCGGTATTCCAACGATTTTTAATATTTTGGGTCCCTTAGCTAATCCAGCTAATCCGCAGGTCGAATTATTAGGTGTCTATGATGAAAGTTTGCTCGATCCAATGGCACATGTTCTTGACCGCTTAGGGGTTATTTCTGCCATGGTCGTGCACAGCCAAGACGGTTTGGATGAAATTTCCTCAGCGGCGGTCACAGATGTTGAAGAAGTTTTCAACCATCAATTTAGGCGTTATACAATCCGACCAGAGCAGTTTGGTTTGACTGCAAGTCGACACAAAGATTTGATTGGCGGTTCGGCACGGGAAAATGCCCAAATTACCCGTGATGTGTTAGCTGGAAAAGCGGGTGCGCCTAGGGACGCGGTCTTAATGAACGCGGCGGCGGCCCTTTATTTGGCCAAAAAGGCCACCTCATTAGAAAGTGCTTTTCAATTAGCGAAAACCACGATTGACAGCGGCCGGGCCCAACAAAAATTGCGTGATTTCGTCAATTACAGCCAACAGGTATTTGTCTCATGA
- a CDS encoding toxin-antitoxin system HicB family antitoxin produces MFRRNYKNGGRITSTKKSGNIALRIDPELHEKITHLAAADNRSVNSYITKILEKDVKNNSFEDRQFVGTLIPGKRINDKNGLVEVSGIYYRYLIEDNQKVDKTVNYVILEATGNVLTLRKMEIAN; encoded by the coding sequence TTGTTTAGACGGAATTACAAGAATGGAGGCAGGATTACGAGTACAAAAAAATCCGGAAATATTGCGTTGCGAATTGATCCTGAATTGCACGAAAAAATCACTCACCTGGCTGCTGCTGACAATCGAAGTGTAAACTCTTATATCACAAAAATCCTTGAAAAGGATGTTAAAAATAATTCTTTTGAAGATCGACAATTCGTTGGTACTCTTATACCCGGAAAAAGAATTAATGACAAAAATGGTCTCGTTGAAGTTTCGGGAATATACTATCGTTACTTAATCGAAGACAACCAAAAAGTCGATAAAACAGTCAATTACGTTATTCTTGAAGCTACTGGCAATGTTTTAACACTTAGAAAAATGGAAATAGCAAATTAG
- a CDS encoding M1 family metallopeptidase — protein sequence MTKFKHFFETFQPKHYGIFLDINRGNKKISGKTTITGEARNTKISVHEKDLTIGSVQSNGQDVPFTIDKEFDAINITLSQVGTTTLVISYTVPLTDTMVGIYPSYYEVNGEKKQIIGTQFETNFARQAFPCVDEPEAKATFDLAIKFDEQPGETILANMPETHEEKGVHYFDTTMRMSTYLVAFAFGDLQSKKTQTKSGVEVGVYSTKAHAAKQLDFALDIAKRSIEFYEDFYQTPYPLPQSNQLALPDFSAGAMENWGLVTYREAYLLLDPDNTALNMKQLVATVIAHELAHQWFGDLVTMKWWDDLWLNESFANMMEYVAIDAIEPEWHIWETFQISDAPSALQRDATDGVQSVHVQVEHPAEIDALFDGAIVYAKGARMLVMVRALIGDDALREGLKNYFAAHHYGNATGADLWAALGTASGIDVSTIMNSWLEQPGYPVVTAAVVDGKLTLSQQQFFIGEHEGDSRLWQIPLNSNYDAVPTIFADQNIVIGDYAKLREAAGKPFRLNIGNNSHFIVKYDETLLSDILNSANSLNAISQLQILQDLRLLAEGQQVSYADIVPLLMRFVDSHSMLTNSALYRVANNLKKFVMPDSDEEKALKAFYDKLSSRQLARLGWSSKPGESNDDQLTRPYVLNAALYAGNDNAVASAHDLFVANADKLLTLPADIRVYVLSNEMKNFVNLELFNKLMSTYHDSSDASFKGDLRVAITSTTDRTLIAHLIEKFKDADVIKPQDLRGWFYSLLANNDGQQAAWDWIRKDWGWLEETVGGDMEFATYITVISTVFRTPERLTEFKEFFEPKLNTPGLTREINMDTKVIASRVNLIEADKTAVNAAVLEANK from the coding sequence ATGACGAAATTTAAACATTTTTTTGAGACGTTTCAACCAAAACATTACGGAATTTTTTTGGACATTAACCGGGGAAATAAAAAAATCTCTGGTAAAACAACCATTACTGGTGAGGCGAGAAACACGAAAATTTCTGTACACGAAAAAGATTTGACGATTGGGTCTGTTCAATCGAATGGACAAGATGTGCCATTTACGATTGATAAGGAATTTGATGCCATTAATATAACGTTGTCACAAGTTGGTACAACGACGTTGGTTATTAGCTATACAGTGCCTTTAACAGATACGATGGTGGGTATTTATCCATCATATTACGAAGTTAACGGTGAAAAAAAACAGATTATCGGTACACAATTCGAGACAAATTTCGCTCGTCAGGCTTTTCCGTGCGTTGATGAGCCGGAAGCCAAAGCAACATTTGATTTAGCGATTAAGTTCGATGAACAACCTGGTGAAACGATTTTAGCAAACATGCCGGAAACACATGAAGAAAAAGGCGTACATTATTTTGATACGACTATGCGCATGTCGACTTATCTGGTTGCATTTGCCTTTGGTGATCTGCAAAGTAAAAAAACGCAGACTAAGAGCGGTGTTGAAGTTGGCGTCTACAGCACAAAAGCCCATGCAGCAAAGCAACTTGATTTTGCCTTGGATATTGCTAAACGTTCGATTGAGTTCTATGAAGATTTTTATCAAACGCCGTACCCGCTGCCGCAATCCAACCAATTGGCCCTGCCTGATTTTTCAGCCGGTGCCATGGAAAATTGGGGCCTCGTAACTTATCGTGAAGCTTATTTGCTGCTTGATCCCGATAATACAGCACTTAATATGAAGCAGCTTGTTGCTACAGTGATTGCGCACGAATTAGCGCATCAATGGTTTGGTGATTTGGTAACGATGAAATGGTGGGACGATTTATGGCTGAACGAAAGTTTTGCCAACATGATGGAATATGTTGCTATTGATGCAATTGAACCCGAATGGCATATTTGGGAAACCTTCCAAATTTCCGATGCACCATCTGCTTTGCAACGTGATGCGACCGATGGCGTGCAATCTGTTCATGTTCAGGTTGAACATCCAGCAGAAATTGATGCTTTGTTCGATGGCGCAATTGTTTATGCCAAGGGTGCCCGCATGTTGGTGATGGTGCGGGCATTGATTGGGGATGATGCCTTGCGTGAAGGATTAAAAAACTATTTTGCGGCACATCATTACGGCAACGCAACCGGTGCTGATTTATGGGCTGCTTTAGGTACTGCTTCCGGTATAGACGTAAGCACAATTATGAATTCATGGCTCGAACAACCTGGTTATCCGGTTGTTACAGCAGCGGTTGTTGATGGTAAATTGACGTTGTCGCAGCAACAATTTTTTATCGGTGAGCATGAGGGAGATTCCCGTTTATGGCAGATTCCTTTGAATAGCAATTATGATGCTGTCCCGACGATTTTCGCCGACCAGAACATAGTAATTGGTGATTATGCTAAATTACGCGAAGCAGCTGGCAAACCTTTTCGTTTGAATATCGGCAATAACTCGCATTTTATTGTTAAATATGATGAAACTCTGTTATCGGATATTTTAAACAGTGCAAATTCGCTCAACGCTATTTCCCAACTTCAAATTTTGCAGGATTTGCGTTTGTTGGCAGAAGGCCAACAAGTTTCATATGCAGATATTGTGCCATTATTAATGCGCTTTGTTGACAGCCATTCAATGCTTACCAATTCTGCCCTGTATCGTGTTGCCAACAACTTGAAAAAGTTTGTTATGCCAGATTCCGATGAAGAAAAGGCCTTGAAAGCATTCTATGACAAGTTGAGTTCTAGGCAACTTGCACGTTTGGGTTGGAGCTCTAAACCTGGTGAATCTAATGATGATCAATTAACGCGTCCGTATGTTTTGAACGCGGCGTTGTATGCAGGGAATGACAATGCCGTTGCCTCTGCGCACGATTTATTTGTTGCAAACGCTGATAAGCTGTTGACTTTACCGGCGGACATTCGTGTGTATGTTTTGAGTAATGAAATGAAGAATTTTGTTAATTTGGAATTATTCAACAAGTTAATGAGTACTTATCACGATTCCTCAGATGCCAGTTTTAAAGGTGACCTGCGTGTGGCGATTACCAGTACAACGGATCGTACTTTAATTGCACATTTGATTGAAAAATTCAAAGACGCCGATGTAATAAAACCACAAGACTTGCGTGGTTGGTTCTATAGTCTTTTGGCTAATAATGATGGTCAACAAGCTGCTTGGGATTGGATTCGAAAGGACTGGGGATGGCTGGAGGAAACTGTTGGCGGCGATATGGAATTCGCAACTTATATTACGGTTATTTCTACGGTTTTCCGTACACCAGAACGATTAACAGAATTTAAAGAATTTTTTGAGCCGAAATTAAATACTCCCGGTTTAACGCGTGAAATTAATATGGATACTAAGGTAATTGCGAGCCGTGTTAACTTGATCGAAGCAGATAAAACTGCTGTAAATGCAGCAGTTTTAGAAGCAAATAAGTAA
- a CDS encoding MFS transporter, giving the protein MTKNNSRILTICLYLNYFVHGIGLVVLAQNMDNFASYWRVSLAEVSYVISGVGWGRLCGYFFFSYLADKVDRKKIIYSGMLAYFVFFFALPFSLNIYLAYFLAMLAGLANSALDLGTYPTFMELGDKQAANNVLIKAFMSLGEFFLPILVLLLADYHGWYGWAFILPAGILSLNLTFFSQQVFQKGKSTQLPVKKDYDRLTNNKKYRLTFCLAIYGYLCQAVMLLFTQWISLFAHRELAYSSAMSHALLSFYSLGSISGVLVVFSLLSRKIAEIKKILLLTNFLSLISLLIILNTRLIWLSAMATFIFGFTAAGGAMQVALNLFLKLYPDHKSLVTGSYFIFGSVASITIPVLTGLISQSSLTAVLDVDVVISLLASLTVVWAYYLLKPVFYKKISV; this is encoded by the coding sequence ATGACCAAAAATAATTCGCGAATTTTAACCATTTGTTTGTACCTGAATTATTTTGTTCACGGAATTGGTTTGGTCGTGTTGGCCCAGAATATGGACAACTTTGCTAGCTACTGGCGGGTTTCGTTGGCGGAGGTTTCCTACGTTATTTCTGGTGTTGGTTGGGGGCGTTTATGCGGCTACTTTTTCTTTAGTTATTTGGCGGATAAAGTCGACCGGAAGAAAATTATTTATAGCGGAATGCTGGCTTACTTTGTTTTCTTTTTCGCACTGCCTTTTAGTTTAAATATCTATCTAGCCTATTTTTTGGCGATGCTGGCCGGTTTGGCAAATTCGGCCCTTGATTTAGGCACTTATCCAACCTTTATGGAATTAGGCGACAAACAGGCAGCTAATAACGTCTTAATCAAGGCCTTTATGTCATTGGGGGAATTTTTCTTACCGATCTTGGTACTTTTGTTGGCCGATTATCATGGCTGGTATGGCTGGGCCTTTATTTTACCGGCCGGTATTTTAAGCTTGAATCTGACTTTTTTTAGCCAACAGGTTTTTCAAAAAGGCAAGTCGACTCAGCTCCCTGTCAAAAAAGATTATGACAGGCTTACGAATAATAAAAAGTATCGATTGACTTTTTGTTTAGCAATTTATGGTTATCTTTGCCAAGCGGTTATGCTCTTATTTACCCAGTGGATTAGTCTCTTTGCCCATCGCGAACTGGCTTATTCTTCGGCGATGTCGCATGCTCTGTTGTCTTTTTATAGTCTAGGCTCGATTTCGGGCGTGTTGGTGGTTTTCAGTTTGTTATCGAGAAAAATTGCCGAAATAAAAAAAATTTTATTACTAACTAATTTTCTTTCGCTGATCAGCCTCTTGATAATTTTAAACACTCGTCTGATTTGGCTTTCGGCAATGGCAACATTTATTTTTGGTTTCACGGCCGCTGGCGGGGCCATGCAGGTGGCTTTGAATCTGTTTTTAAAGCTTTACCCCGACCATAAAAGTCTTGTTACGGGCAGCTATTTTATTTTTGGCAGTGTGGCTTCGATTACAATTCCCGTGCTTACTGGTTTAATTTCGCAAAGCAGTCTTACGGCCGTGTTGGACGTGGATGTTGTTATCAGTCTGCTAGCCAGTCTGACAGTCGTCTGGGCCTACTACTTGTTAAAACCCGTTTTTTATAAAAAAATCTCGGTCTAA
- a CDS encoding phosphoribosylanthranilate isomerase, which produces MTKIKLCGLFQKVDIVYANQAQPDFVGFVFVKTSRRYVSFQQAVTLRKKLDWCIPVVGVFVNEPLINIQKAFKAGIIQYAQLQGQESEKFVNQLQTNGIPVIRAVSAGQLPFKSQAEYLLIDGPKAGSGQTFSWSTIARPDQAFFLAGGITLTNVLQAIKELSPNVIDVSSGIETRGVKDRQKMISIVRKVHYAKNN; this is translated from the coding sequence TTGACGAAGATTAAACTTTGTGGCCTGTTTCAAAAAGTGGATATCGTTTACGCCAATCAGGCCCAACCGGATTTTGTCGGTTTTGTATTCGTGAAAACCAGTCGGCGCTATGTTAGCTTTCAACAAGCAGTCACTTTGCGAAAAAAACTGGATTGGTGTATTCCGGTCGTCGGAGTCTTTGTTAATGAACCATTAATAAACATTCAAAAAGCGTTTAAAGCCGGCATCATTCAATACGCCCAGCTTCAGGGGCAGGAATCGGAAAAATTTGTCAACCAATTACAAACAAATGGTATTCCGGTGATCCGAGCTGTTTCTGCTGGACAATTGCCCTTTAAAAGTCAGGCTGAATATCTCTTAATTGACGGTCCAAAAGCCGGTTCCGGTCAGACCTTTTCTTGGTCAACCATTGCCCGACCAGACCAAGCCTTTTTTCTGGCTGGCGGCATAACTTTGACGAATGTTTTACAAGCCATCAAAGAGCTTTCACCCAACGTTATTGATGTGAGCAGTGGGATTGAAACACGGGGCGTTAAAGATAGACAAAAAATGATTTCAATTGTTAGAAAGGTACATTATGCAAAAAACAACTAA
- the aroC gene encoding chorismate synthase yields MEYLTAGESHGPKLTGILQGIPAGLKLDITEVNAQLRARQGGYGRGERQKIEYDQVKITAGLRHQVTLGSPISLVIVNDDYANWQSLMDPVASQTDENVQLVYRPRPGHADLVGGMKYQQHDLRNVFECSSARETAMRVAIGNIAKQLLKALGINLIGYVASVGPIKADKNPLLDVSKIRKAILKNDLRIVDQSFVTDIHQLIDRTKKAGDTLGGILRVIVTNVPAGLGSYVQWQTKLDAKIAAAVMGVNAIKGVEIGDGFLAAKNPGSQVMDEIVYEKKNGFSRTSDHLGGFEGGMTNGQPIIVKAAMKPLPTLYKALKSVNVLTKETTTATIQRSDVIAIVPASIVIESVVAIELAKAILSVFDDNSLVRLKKQLADYRQELLDY; encoded by the coding sequence ATGGAATATTTAACAGCCGGAGAATCCCACGGCCCGAAACTCACGGGTATTTTGCAAGGAATTCCCGCGGGACTAAAGCTGGACATCACCGAAGTTAACGCCCAACTTAGGGCCCGCCAAGGTGGCTATGGTCGTGGCGAGCGGCAAAAAATTGAATATGATCAAGTCAAAATTACGGCCGGTTTAAGGCACCAAGTAACCTTGGGCTCGCCGATCTCTTTAGTCATAGTCAACGATGACTATGCTAATTGGCAATCGTTAATGGATCCGGTCGCTTCCCAGACAGACGAAAATGTACAGCTGGTTTATCGACCGCGTCCGGGACATGCCGATTTGGTCGGCGGTATGAAATATCAGCAACATGATTTAAGAAATGTTTTCGAATGTTCGTCAGCTAGAGAAACTGCCATGCGTGTGGCAATCGGCAACATCGCAAAACAGCTTTTAAAAGCCCTGGGTATTAATCTGATCGGTTATGTTGCTTCGGTCGGACCTATCAAGGCTGATAAAAATCCTTTGTTGGATGTTTCAAAGATTCGAAAGGCGATTTTGAAAAATGACCTCCGGATCGTTGATCAGAGTTTCGTGACGGATATTCATCAATTGATTGATCGAACCAAAAAGGCCGGCGATACGCTGGGAGGAATTTTAAGAGTCATCGTGACCAATGTACCGGCCGGCTTAGGCAGCTATGTCCAGTGGCAGACAAAACTGGATGCAAAAATCGCTGCGGCGGTAATGGGTGTAAATGCAATTAAGGGAGTTGAAATTGGCGACGGTTTTCTGGCCGCGAAAAATCCTGGCAGTCAAGTCATGGACGAAATTGTCTACGAGAAAAAGAATGGTTTTTCACGAACTTCGGATCATCTGGGCGGTTTTGAAGGAGGAATGACCAATGGTCAGCCGATTATCGTAAAAGCCGCGATGAAACCCTTACCGACTTTATACAAGGCCTTAAAAAGCGTCAATGTTTTAACCAAGGAAACAACGACCGCAACAATCCAACGGTCGGATGTCATCGCGATTGTACCGGCTTCAATTGTCATCGAAAGTGTCGTGGCCATCGAATTGGCCAAGGCGATATTATCGGTGTTTGACGATAATAGCCTGGTGCGTTTAAAAAAACAATTGGCGGATTACCGTCAGGAATTGTTGGATTATTAG
- the trpC gene encoding indole-3-glycerol phosphate synthase TrpC → MILDDLVAATTLRIKKEQKKLPLKKLKAQVSELAINRQFPFELALKQNRLGFICEIKQASPSKGKIVNHLDYLQIAKDYQAAGANAISVLTEPTYFHGSLDYLREVHKVVSLPLLRKDFTISRYMIYQAKAAGASAILLIVGILSDLQLKEYLSIADQLGLSAIVEAHNPAEIKRALIAKARIIGVNNRNLKDFTVDLTTSLHLRKLVPKNVLFVSESGIQTATDIANLKKAGVNAVLIGETMMRAKDKIAALEKLQGDDLDED, encoded by the coding sequence ATGATTTTAGATGATTTAGTCGCCGCTACTACTTTGAGAATTAAAAAAGAACAGAAAAAATTACCACTAAAAAAACTGAAAGCGCAGGTCAGTGAACTGGCCATTAACAGACAATTTCCTTTTGAATTAGCTTTAAAACAAAACCGGCTCGGTTTTATCTGTGAAATTAAACAAGCTTCGCCATCGAAAGGAAAAATTGTTAATCACCTGGATTATTTACAAATTGCTAAGGATTACCAAGCCGCTGGGGCCAATGCCATTTCAGTTTTAACCGAACCGACGTATTTTCATGGCAGTTTAGACTACTTAAGAGAAGTTCACAAAGTTGTTTCGCTACCGCTTTTAAGAAAAGATTTTACAATCAGTCGATATATGATCTATCAGGCCAAGGCAGCCGGCGCCAGCGCGATCTTATTGATTGTCGGTATTTTATCGGATTTGCAGTTAAAAGAGTACTTATCGATTGCTGATCAGTTGGGTCTTTCGGCGATTGTCGAGGCACATAACCCAGCCGAAATTAAGCGGGCGTTGATAGCTAAGGCCAGGATTATTGGCGTCAATAACCGTAACCTAAAGGATTTTACGGTTGATTTAACAACCAGCCTGCATTTACGCAAGCTGGTTCCTAAAAATGTGCTCTTTGTTTCGGAAAGTGGCATTCAAACAGCGACCGACATTGCCAATTTAAAAAAAGCCGGCGTGAATGCAGTCCTAATCGGTGAAACAATGATGCGAGCCAAGGATAAAATTGCCGCGTTAGAAAAACTGCAGGGAGACGATCTTGACGAAGATTAA
- a CDS encoding SPFH/Band 7/PHB domain protein, whose translation MAIFFKIVPQNNKGLVEVLGKYRKSVDPGIHFYVPFFQGIKKVTLAMSPLKLPNYSVITKDNADVSASVTLNYHVTDAVKYEYENTDSVESMAQLVRGHLRDIIGRLDLNEALGATARINQELASAIGDLTNTYGINVDRINIDELTPSRAIQEAMDKQLTADRERVATIAQAEGEAKSIELTTKAKNDAIMATAKAQADATKTRAEAEKYRIDTVQTGLKNADNKYFQNQSINAFTELAKSDTNTIVVSNDQVGSFGQLPVVGQLLNSGTQKIKK comes from the coding sequence ATGGCAATATTTTTTAAAATTGTTCCACAAAATAATAAGGGATTAGTTGAAGTATTGGGAAAATATCGGAAAAGCGTTGATCCGGGAATCCACTTTTACGTTCCTTTTTTCCAGGGAATCAAGAAAGTTACTTTGGCAATGAGCCCATTAAAACTACCAAATTACTCGGTTATTACGAAAGATAACGCAGACGTATCTGCAAGTGTTACTTTAAACTATCATGTAACTGATGCAGTAAAATACGAATACGAAAATACCGATTCGGTTGAATCAATGGCTCAGCTGGTTCGTGGCCATCTACGTGATATTATTGGTCGTTTGGATCTAAACGAGGCTTTAGGCGCAACAGCCAGAATCAACCAGGAATTGGCTTCAGCTATCGGTGATTTAACCAACACTTATGGTATTAATGTCGATCGGATAAATATAGACGAATTAACTCCTTCCCGAGCTATTCAAGAAGCAATGGACAAACAGCTGACAGCTGATCGTGAACGTGTCGCAACAATCGCTCAAGCGGAAGGTGAAGCAAAATCAATTGAATTAACAACTAAAGCCAAAAACGACGCAATCATGGCAACTGCTAAAGCTCAAGCCGATGCAACCAAGACACGAGCGGAAGCTGAAAAATATCGAATCGATACCGTCCAGACTGGACTAAAAAATGCTGATAATAAGTATTTTCAAAATCAAAGTATCAATGCCTTTACTGAATTAGCAAAATCCGATACCAATACAATTGTCGTTTCAAATGACCAAGTTGGCAGCTTCGGCCAGCTTCCAGTTGTGGGTCAATTATTGAATTCCGGAACACAAAAAATTAAAAAATAA
- a CDS encoding tryptophan synthase subunit alpha, whose product MNRLTEAFKKHKAFISFVVAGDPDFQATVDHVVTLARAGSDIIELGIPFSDPIADGAEIQAADLRAFKKGITTEKVFELVTEIRKQTQVPLVFLTYLNIVFKYGYEAFINRCSQVGVDGLIIPDLPLEEADELLIHSNKKHVALIPLVAPTTSTIRLKQIVKQATGFVYVVSSMGITGVRNDFNKRLRTLVGEIKQATDLPTAIGFGVHEPQQAFDMTQFADGVICGSAIVHQIYYKGGDVNQNLSDYVHLMRSAIDKPPKQNSDDQK is encoded by the coding sequence ATGAATAGACTTACTGAAGCCTTTAAAAAACATAAAGCCTTTATCAGTTTTGTTGTCGCTGGTGATCCGGATTTTCAAGCGACCGTCGATCACGTGGTGACTTTGGCCAGGGCGGGCAGTGACATTATCGAACTGGGAATTCCTTTCTCCGATCCGATTGCCGACGGCGCGGAAATTCAGGCCGCTGATTTACGGGCCTTTAAAAAGGGTATTACCACTGAAAAAGTTTTCGAGTTAGTCACGGAAATTAGAAAACAGACGCAGGTTCCTTTGGTATTTTTAACCTATCTGAATATTGTCTTTAAATACGGTTATGAAGCCTTCATCAACCGCTGCTCTCAAGTTGGCGTTGATGGTTTGATCATACCGGATTTGCCGCTAGAAGAAGCAGACGAATTATTAATTCATAGCAATAAAAAGCACGTGGCTTTGATTCCACTGGTAGCACCAACTACTAGCACTATTCGTTTAAAACAAATCGTTAAACAGGCAACGGGGTTTGTTTACGTGGTCTCTTCAATGGGAATCACGGGCGTGCGCAATGATTTTAACAAGCGCCTGCGGACTTTAGTTGGTGAAATTAAACAGGCGACGGACCTGCCGACTGCAATCGGTTTTGGTGTTCACGAGCCCCAACAAGCATTTGATATGACCCAATTTGCCGATGGGGTAATTTGTGGCAGCGCAATTGTCCATCAAATTTACTACAAAGGTGGCGACGTCAATCAAAATTTGTCCGATTATGTTCATTTAATGCGTTCGGCAATCGACAAGCCGCCTAAACAAAATTCCGATGACCAAAAATAA